From a region of the Paraburkholderia caribensis genome:
- a CDS encoding glycoside hydrolase family protein, which translates to MMSYWKLLGVASATVLASFGAEQAYAQASTITVAGQSYTLCGKENSNCSFLGTGSVVFGAVPPNAPSVMLTAPRTFTNGVGCYVGAVSNTDPAYGYGKACWVRAVAAGSPAATPAPAPAPTPTPTPTPTPTPTPTPTPTPTPTPTPTPTPTPTPAPAPSPSSSAAISCGTAVQKAGGTANGLITADTPTTDGLRVFQNNAPFNLTVTTNAPNADTVIWSIADSNGAIRTQGSFPVSAGVQTNTLSCKSTWSGYGAITATLRANGGTLPRSGTRPTGIATFGVLPNLASALGTVTYAHQDQHRFGMQGFNGNIAALRALGITWTIDNRQQSQMEPNGPNTYTPSVNDLDPFYKANPDQMRIVRLDGIPAWNSKTGQFTDSYYAPKDLTAYQNFMAKVGTDTSLIRAANYPNQQKNYYQVTWEPSLGWADSDANFVAMYKAAYEGIHSTDPNAVVMGTGNPFAANCTTCTTGYLQKFGALGLWNYIDAVSTHGYWNAGTYPAHPPEQYDSDPSAANQANALDNQMAQLRQVMQNGKPNMKLFFTEAGTSYDPGLAYGPTVPSQNQLFAHAAVGVRSHIIVLGGGAQLTTLFYGADYPGEVGYGSFFDLNNAQGAFGASNLSPKPEAMAFATMTRVLDGTNTLGRVKNTPSGTFVYDFQQLNNGKVVTAAWTHNNSQWPVNGVYSTTYSTTYSLQVDNAGTSGNVTKIDGYGNVTTLPYSNGQVSLTLTEVPQYIVSNNATVAKNNSTVPVGYTGQ; encoded by the coding sequence ATGATGAGCTATTGGAAACTATTGGGTGTTGCCTCGGCAACCGTGCTGGCTTCGTTTGGTGCAGAGCAGGCGTACGCCCAGGCATCGACGATTACCGTTGCAGGCCAGTCATACACACTGTGCGGCAAAGAGAATAGCAACTGCTCGTTCCTCGGAACGGGCTCTGTCGTGTTTGGCGCCGTGCCGCCTAACGCGCCCTCCGTGATGCTCACGGCGCCGCGTACGTTCACGAATGGCGTTGGCTGCTATGTCGGCGCGGTGTCGAATACGGACCCTGCGTACGGCTACGGAAAAGCGTGCTGGGTGCGTGCCGTCGCGGCCGGCTCGCCGGCTGCAACGCCGGCTCCCGCGCCGGCGCCGACGCCGACACCGACGCCTACGCCGACACCAACGCCGACGCCGACACCAACGCCGACACCGACTCCCACGCCGACGCCGACACCGACACCGACACCAACGCCCGCACCCGCACCGTCACCTTCGTCCAGCGCGGCGATCTCGTGCGGAACGGCGGTGCAGAAGGCTGGCGGCACGGCGAACGGCCTGATCACGGCCGACACGCCGACCACCGATGGCCTGCGCGTGTTCCAGAACAACGCGCCGTTCAACCTCACGGTCACGACGAACGCACCGAACGCGGATACCGTGATCTGGTCGATCGCGGATTCGAATGGCGCGATCAGGACGCAGGGCAGTTTCCCGGTGAGCGCTGGCGTGCAGACCAACACCCTCTCGTGCAAGTCGACATGGTCGGGCTATGGCGCGATCACGGCCACGCTGCGCGCGAATGGCGGCACGCTGCCGCGTAGCGGCACGCGTCCGACAGGCATTGCGACGTTCGGCGTGCTGCCGAATCTCGCCTCGGCACTCGGCACGGTCACGTACGCGCATCAGGACCAGCACCGTTTCGGCATGCAAGGGTTCAACGGCAACATCGCGGCACTGCGCGCGCTGGGCATCACGTGGACGATCGACAATCGTCAGCAGTCGCAGATGGAGCCGAATGGTCCTAACACGTACACGCCGAGCGTGAACGATCTCGATCCGTTCTATAAGGCCAATCCCGATCAGATGCGTATCGTGCGGCTCGACGGCATCCCGGCGTGGAATTCGAAGACGGGTCAGTTCACGGACAGCTACTACGCACCGAAGGATCTGACCGCGTACCAGAACTTCATGGCGAAGGTGGGTACGGATACAAGCCTGATCCGCGCGGCCAACTACCCGAACCAGCAGAAGAATTATTATCAGGTGACGTGGGAGCCGAGTCTCGGCTGGGCCGATAGCGACGCGAATTTCGTCGCGATGTACAAGGCTGCCTATGAAGGCATCCACTCGACCGATCCGAACGCGGTCGTGATGGGCACGGGCAATCCGTTCGCCGCGAACTGCACGACGTGCACGACCGGCTATCTGCAGAAGTTCGGTGCACTCGGCCTGTGGAATTACATCGATGCCGTCTCGACGCACGGCTACTGGAATGCGGGTACCTACCCGGCGCATCCGCCGGAGCAATACGATTCGGACCCGAGCGCCGCGAACCAGGCCAATGCGCTGGACAACCAGATGGCGCAGTTGCGTCAGGTGATGCAGAACGGCAAGCCGAACATGAAGCTGTTCTTCACGGAAGCGGGCACGAGCTACGATCCGGGTCTGGCGTATGGTCCCACCGTGCCGTCGCAAAACCAGCTGTTCGCGCATGCGGCCGTTGGGGTGCGCTCGCACATCATCGTGCTGGGCGGCGGCGCGCAGCTCACGACGCTGTTCTACGGCGCGGACTATCCGGGCGAAGTGGGCTACGGTTCGTTCTTCGACCTGAACAATGCGCAGGGCGCGTTCGGCGCGTCGAACCTGTCGCCGAAGCCGGAAGCGATGGCGTTTGCCACGATGACGCGTGTGCTCGACGGCACCAATACGTTGGGCCGCGTGAAGAACACGCCTTCGGGCACCTTCGTGTACGACTTCCAGCAGCTGAACAACGGCAAGGTCGTGACGGCCGCGTGGACGCACAACAACAGCCAGTGGCCCGTCAATGGCGTGTATAGCACGACCTATTCGACGACCTATTCGCTGCAGGTGGACAACGCGGGCACGTCGGGCAACGTCACGAAGATCGACGGGTATGGCAACGTCACGACGCTTCCGTATTCGAACGGCCAGGTGTCGCTCACGCTGACGGAAGTGCCGCAGTACATCGTGTCGAACAACGCGACGGTCGCGAAGAACAATTCGACCGTGCCGGTTGGATACACGGGACAGTAA